One genomic region from Enterobacter hormaechei ATCC 49162 encodes:
- the serC gene encoding 3-phosphoserine/phosphohydroxythreonine transaminase — protein sequence MAQVFNFSSGPAMLPADVLKQAQQELCDWNGLGTSVMEVSHRGKAFIQVAEEAEKDFRDLLNIPSNYKVLFCHGGGRGQFAGIPLNLLGDKTTADYVDAGYWAASAVKEAHKYCTPNVIDAKVTVDGLRAVKPMREWQLSDNAAYLHYCPNETIDGIAIHEEPDFGENVIVTADLSSTILSTPLDVSRYGVIYAGAQKNIGPAGLTIVIVREDLLGKAHKSCPSILDYTVLNDNDSMFNTPPTFAWYLSGLVFKWLKQKGGVAQMDKINQQKAELLYGVIDKSDFYRNDVANTNRSRMNVPFQLADSNLDNLFLEESFAAGLHALKGHRVVGGMRASIYNAMPLEGVKALTDFMIDFERRHG from the coding sequence ATGGCTCAAGTCTTTAATTTCAGTTCAGGTCCGGCAATGTTACCGGCAGACGTACTTAAACAGGCTCAACAGGAGCTGTGTGACTGGAACGGTCTGGGTACGTCGGTGATGGAAGTCAGCCACCGGGGTAAAGCGTTTATTCAGGTGGCGGAGGAGGCAGAAAAGGATTTTCGCGATCTGCTGAATATTCCCTCGAACTACAAAGTATTGTTCTGTCACGGCGGCGGACGCGGCCAGTTTGCGGGGATCCCGCTCAATCTGCTCGGCGACAAAACCACCGCTGATTACGTTGATGCCGGCTACTGGGCAGCCAGTGCGGTAAAAGAAGCACACAAATATTGCACACCGAATGTTATCGATGCAAAAGTGACCGTTGACGGTCTGCGCGCCGTGAAGCCAATGCGCGAGTGGCAGCTTTCTGACAACGCCGCGTATCTCCACTACTGCCCGAACGAAACCATCGACGGTATCGCCATACACGAAGAGCCAGACTTTGGCGAAAATGTGATTGTGACAGCGGACCTCTCTTCCACCATTCTGTCTACCCCGCTGGATGTCAGCCGCTACGGCGTCATCTATGCGGGTGCCCAGAAAAACATCGGTCCTGCGGGTCTGACTATCGTTATCGTGCGTGAAGACCTGCTGGGGAAAGCCCATAAGTCTTGCCCGTCAATTCTGGATTACACTGTCCTGAACGACAACGATTCCATGTTCAACACCCCACCAACGTTTGCCTGGTATCTCTCCGGCCTGGTCTTCAAATGGCTGAAGCAAAAAGGCGGCGTGGCGCAGATGGACAAGATCAATCAGCAAAAAGCTGAACTGCTGTACGGCGTGATCGACAAGAGTGATTTCTACCGTAACGACGTCGCCAACACTAACCGTTCACGTATGAACGTGCCGTTCCAGCTGGCGGACAGCAACCTGGATAACCTGTTCCTGGAAGAGTCCTTCGCGGCGGGTCTGCATGCGCTGAAAGGCCACCGAGTAGTAGGCGGCATGCGCGCCTCTATCTATAACGCCATGCCGCTGGAAGGCGTTAAGGCCCTGACTGATTTCATGATCGACTTCGAACGTCGTCACGGTTAA
- a CDS encoding DUF421 domain-containing protein, whose amino-acid sequence MKAFDLQRMAFDKVPPEFLGEVALRSLYTFVLVFLFLKITGRRGVRQMSLFEVLIILTLGSAAGDVAFYDDVPMVPVFIVFVTLALLYRLVMWLMSKSEKLEDLLEGKPVVIVEEGQLAWENVKSANMTEFEFFMELRLSSVEQLGQVRLAIMETNGQISVYYYSDDEVKPGLCILPDMLIERYKTVPEAGEYACIKCSHVVVMQAGDHQLCPRCTNPEWTKVSRAKRIT is encoded by the coding sequence ATGAAAGCATTTGATCTCCAGCGGATGGCGTTTGATAAAGTCCCTCCAGAGTTTTTAGGCGAAGTGGCGTTGCGCAGCCTGTACACCTTTGTACTCGTTTTCCTGTTTCTGAAAATCACCGGACGCCGTGGCGTGCGGCAGATGTCGCTGTTTGAAGTGTTGATCATCCTGACGCTGGGGTCGGCAGCAGGGGACGTTGCCTTTTATGACGATGTGCCGATGGTGCCGGTCTTTATCGTCTTCGTGACGCTTGCGCTGCTGTACCGGCTGGTCATGTGGCTGATGTCGAAAAGTGAGAAACTGGAAGATCTGTTGGAAGGGAAGCCGGTGGTGATTGTCGAAGAGGGTCAACTGGCCTGGGAGAATGTGAAAAGCGCCAATATGACGGAGTTTGAGTTTTTTATGGAACTCCGTCTGAGCAGCGTTGAGCAACTGGGGCAGGTACGTCTGGCGATTATGGAAACGAACGGTCAAATCAGCGTCTATTACTATTCTGACGATGAGGTGAAGCCCGGCCTGTGTATTCTGCCGGATATGCTCATCGAACGATACAAAACCGTACCTGAAGCGGGCGAGTACGCCTGCATAAAATGTAGTCATGTGGTGGTCATGCAGGCGGGCGATCATCAATTATGCCCCCGCTGTACGAATCCAGAATGGACGAAGGTTAGCCGGGCTAAACGCATCACCTGA
- the ycaO gene encoding 30S ribosomal protein S12 methylthiotransferase accessory factor YcaO — MTQTFIPGKDAALEDSIARFQQKLTDLGFNIEEASWLNPVPHVWSVHIRDKDCALCFTNGKGATKKAALASALGEYFERLSTNYFFADFWLGETIANGPFVHYPNEKWFPLTEDDELPEGILDARLRAFYDPENELTASMLIDLQSGNEERGICALPFTRQSDEQTVYIPMNIVGNLYVSNGMSAGNTRNEARVQGLSEVFERHIKNRIIAESISLPEIPADVLARYPGVVESIAKLEAEGFPIFAYDGSLGGKYPVICVVLFNPANGTCFASFGAHPDFGVALERTVTELLQGRSLKDLDVFTPPTFDDEEVAEHTNLETHFIDSSGLISWDMFKQDADYPFVDWSFAGTTEEEFATLMAIFNAEDQEVYIADYEHLGVYACRIIVPGMSDIYPAEDLWLANNSMGAHLRETLLALPGSEWDKEDYLNLIAQLDEEGHDDFTRVRELLGLATGKDNGWYTLRIGELKAMLALAGGDLDQALAWTEWTMEFNQSVFSAERTNYYRCLQTLLLLSQEDGREPLQYLNAFVRMYGADAVEAASAALSGEEPFYGLQAVDSDLKAFPAHQSLLNAYEKLQKAKAAYWSK; from the coding sequence ATGACTCAAACGTTTATCCCCGGCAAAGACGCCGCTCTGGAAGATTCCATCGCTCGCTTCCAGCAGAAACTGACCGACCTGGGCTTTAATATCGAAGAAGCCTCCTGGCTGAATCCGGTGCCTCACGTCTGGTCCGTGCATATTCGCGACAAAGACTGTGCGCTGTGCTTTACCAACGGTAAAGGCGCGACCAAAAAAGCGGCGCTGGCCTCTGCGCTGGGTGAGTATTTTGAGCGTCTGTCCACCAACTATTTCTTCGCCGACTTCTGGCTGGGCGAAACCATCGCCAACGGTCCGTTCGTTCACTACCCGAACGAAAAATGGTTCCCGCTGACCGAAGATGACGAACTGCCGGAAGGTATTCTCGATGCCCGCCTGCGCGCGTTCTACGATCCGGAAAACGAACTGACCGCCAGCATGCTGATCGATCTTCAGTCTGGCAATGAAGAGCGTGGTATCTGCGCCCTGCCGTTCACCCGTCAGTCTGACGAGCAGACCGTTTATATTCCGATGAACATCGTCGGCAACCTGTATGTGTCTAACGGCATGTCTGCCGGTAACACCCGTAACGAAGCGCGCGTGCAGGGATTGTCTGAAGTTTTCGAGCGTCACATCAAAAACCGCATTATTGCTGAATCCATCAGCCTGCCGGAGATCCCGGCAGACGTGCTGGCGCGCTACCCGGGCGTGGTGGAATCCATCGCCAAACTGGAAGCGGAAGGTTTCCCAATCTTTGCTTATGACGGCTCTCTGGGCGGCAAATATCCGGTGATCTGCGTGGTCCTGTTCAACCCGGCAAATGGCACCTGCTTCGCCTCTTTCGGCGCGCACCCGGACTTCGGCGTGGCGCTGGAGCGTACCGTGACCGAACTGCTGCAAGGCCGCAGCCTGAAAGATCTCGATGTCTTTACCCCGCCAACCTTCGATGACGAAGAAGTCGCCGAGCACACCAACCTCGAAACGCACTTCATCGACTCCAGCGGTTTGATCTCCTGGGATATGTTCAAGCAGGACGCGGACTATCCGTTCGTGGACTGGAGCTTTGCCGGTACGACGGAAGAAGAGTTCGCCACCCTGATGGCGATCTTCAACGCGGAAGATCAGGAGGTCTACATTGCCGACTATGAACACCTCGGCGTCTACGCGTGTCGTATTATTGTGCCGGGCATGTCGGATATCTATCCGGCAGAAGATCTGTGGCTGGCGAACAACAGCATGGGCGCGCATTTGCGCGAAACCCTGCTGGCCCTGCCAGGCAGCGAGTGGGATAAAGAAGATTATCTGAACCTGATCGCCCAGCTGGACGAAGAAGGACACGATGATTTCACCCGCGTACGCGAACTACTGGGTCTGGCGACCGGGAAAGATAACGGCTGGTACACCCTGCGCATCGGTGAGCTGAAAGCGATGCTGGCGCTGGCGGGCGGCGATCTGGATCAGGCTTTGGCCTGGACCGAGTGGACGATGGAATTTAACCAGTCCGTCTTCTCCGCCGAGCGCACTAACTATTACCGTTGCCTGCAAACGCTACTCCTGCTTTCTCAGGAAGACGGTCGCGAGCCATTGCAGTATCTGAACGCCTTTGTCCGCATGTACGGTGCGGATGCCGTTGAAGCTGCCAGCGCGGCGCTGAGCGGTGAAGAGCCGTTCTATGGCCTGCAAGCGGTTGATAGCGATCTGAAAGCCTTCCCGGCACATCAGTCGCTGCTGAATGCATATGAAAAATTGCAGAAGGCAAAAGCCGCTTACTGGTCAAAATAA
- the focA gene encoding formate transporter FocA has product MKADNPFDLLLPAAMAKVAEEAGVYKATKHPMTTFFLAITAGVFISIAFVFYITATTGTAGMPFGIAKLIGGICFSLGLILCVICGADLFTSTVLIVVAKASGRITWGQLGRNWLNVYVGNLIGCLLFVLLMWLSGEYMTANGGWGLNVLQTADHKMHHTFIEAVALGILANLMVCLAVWMSYSGRSLMDKAMIMVLPVAMFVASGFEHSIANMFMIPMGIVIRNFASPEFWTAVGSTPESFSHLTIMNFITDNLIPVTIGNIIGGGLLVGLTYWVIYLRGGDHH; this is encoded by the coding sequence GTGAAAGCTGACAACCCTTTTGATCTATTACTCCCCGCTGCGATGGCGAAAGTTGCCGAAGAAGCGGGTGTCTACAAAGCAACGAAACATCCGATGACGACGTTCTTTCTGGCCATTACGGCTGGGGTGTTCATCTCCATCGCTTTCGTCTTCTATATCACAGCCACTACCGGCACGGCCGGGATGCCTTTCGGCATAGCGAAACTGATTGGCGGTATTTGCTTCTCACTGGGCCTGATTCTCTGCGTCATCTGCGGCGCCGACCTCTTCACCTCGACGGTGTTGATTGTTGTGGCAAAAGCCAGCGGAAGAATTACCTGGGGTCAACTGGGGCGCAACTGGCTCAACGTCTACGTTGGCAACCTGATTGGCTGTCTGCTCTTTGTTCTGTTGATGTGGCTTTCTGGCGAGTACATGACCGCCAACGGCGGCTGGGGGCTTAACGTCCTGCAAACCGCCGACCACAAAATGCACCATACATTTATCGAAGCCGTTGCTCTCGGCATCCTCGCAAACCTGATGGTCTGCCTGGCGGTCTGGATGAGCTACTCTGGTCGTAGCCTGATGGATAAAGCCATGATTATGGTTCTGCCGGTTGCGATGTTTGTTGCCAGCGGCTTTGAGCACAGTATTGCGAATATGTTCATGATCCCGATGGGGATTGTTATCCGCAACTTTGCAAGCCCGGAGTTCTGGACCGCCGTTGGTTCAACCCCGGAAAGTTTTTCACACCTGACTATTATGAACTTTATTACTGATAACCTGATCCCCGTCACTATCGGGAACATTATCGGTGGGGGTCTGTTAGTTGGGTTGACATACTGGGTCATTTACCTGCGTGGCGGCGATCATCATTAA
- the pflB gene encoding formate C-acetyltransferase — translation MSELNEKLATAWEGFAKGDWQNEVNVRDFIQKNYTPYEGDESFLAGATDATTKLWDSVMEGVKLENRTHAPVDFDTSVASTITSHDAGYINKALEKIVGLQTEAPLKRAIIPFGGIKMVEGSCKAYNRELDPMLKKIFTEYRKTHNQGVFDVYTKDILNCRKSGVLTGLPDAYGRGRIIGDYRRVALYGIDFLMKDKYAQFVSLQSDLENGVNLEATIRLREEIAEQHRALGQIKEMAAKYGCDISGPATNAQEAIQWTYFGYLAAVKSQNGAAMSFGRVSTFLDAYIERDLKAGKITEQDAQEMIDHLVMKLRMVRFLRTPEYDELFSGDPIWATESIGGMGVDGRTLVTKNSFRFLNTLYTMGPSPEPNITVLWSEKLPLNFKKFAAKVSIDTSSLQYENDDLMRPDFNNDDYAIACCVSPMVVGKQMQFFGARANLAKTMLYAINGGVDEKLKMQVGPKSEPIKGDVLNYDEVMERMDHFMDWLAKQYVTALNVIHYMHDKYSYEASLMALHDRDVVRTMACGIAGLSVAADSLSAIKYAKVKPIRDEDGLAIDFEIEGEYPQFGNNDSRVDDMAVDLVERFMKKIQKLTTYRNAIPTQSVLTITSNVVYGKKTGNTPDGRRAGAPFGPGANPMHGRDQKGAVASLTSVAKLPFAYAKDGISYTFSIVPNALGKDDEVRKTNLAGLMDGYFHHEASIEGGQHLNVNVMNREMLLDAMEHPEKYPQLTIRVSGYAVRFNSLTKEQQQDVITRTFTQSM, via the coding sequence ATGTCCGAGCTTAATGAAAAGTTAGCCACAGCCTGGGAAGGTTTTGCGAAAGGTGACTGGCAGAATGAAGTCAACGTCCGTGACTTCATTCAGAAAAACTATACCCCGTATGAAGGTGACGAATCCTTCCTGGCTGGTGCGACTGACGCAACCACCAAGCTGTGGGACAGCGTAATGGAAGGCGTTAAACTGGAAAACCGCACTCACGCGCCAGTTGATTTTGACACCTCCGTTGCGTCTACCATCACTTCTCACGATGCTGGCTACATCAACAAAGCCCTTGAGAAAATCGTTGGTCTGCAAACTGAAGCACCACTGAAACGCGCAATTATCCCGTTCGGTGGTATCAAAATGGTTGAAGGTTCCTGCAAAGCGTATAACCGCGAGCTGGACCCAATGCTGAAAAAAATCTTCACCGAATACCGCAAAACCCATAACCAGGGCGTATTCGATGTTTACACCAAAGACATTCTGAACTGCCGTAAATCTGGCGTTCTGACCGGTCTGCCAGATGCCTATGGCCGTGGTCGTATCATCGGTGACTACCGTCGCGTTGCGCTGTACGGTATCGACTTCCTGATGAAAGACAAATACGCACAGTTCGTCTCTCTCCAGTCTGACCTGGAAAACGGCGTAAACCTGGAAGCGACTATCCGTCTGCGTGAAGAGATCGCTGAACAGCACCGTGCGCTGGGTCAGATCAAAGAGATGGCGGCTAAATACGGCTGCGATATCTCTGGTCCTGCGACCAACGCTCAGGAAGCTATCCAGTGGACCTACTTCGGCTACCTGGCCGCTGTTAAGTCTCAGAACGGTGCAGCAATGTCCTTCGGCCGCGTATCCACCTTCCTGGATGCGTACATCGAACGTGACCTGAAAGCAGGTAAAATCACCGAGCAAGACGCTCAGGAAATGATTGACCACCTGGTCATGAAACTGCGTATGGTTCGCTTCTTGCGTACCCCAGAATATGATGAACTGTTCTCTGGTGACCCAATCTGGGCAACCGAATCTATCGGCGGTATGGGCGTAGATGGCCGTACTCTGGTTACCAAAAACAGCTTCCGCTTCCTGAACACCCTGTACACCATGGGTCCTTCTCCGGAGCCGAACATCACCGTTCTGTGGTCTGAAAAACTGCCTCTGAACTTCAAGAAATTCGCCGCTAAAGTGTCCATCGACACCTCTTCTCTGCAATACGAGAACGATGACCTGATGCGTCCTGACTTCAACAACGACGACTACGCTATCGCTTGCTGCGTAAGCCCAATGGTTGTTGGTAAGCAAATGCAGTTCTTCGGTGCGCGTGCAAACCTGGCGAAAACCATGCTGTACGCAATCAACGGCGGCGTTGATGAAAAACTGAAAATGCAGGTTGGTCCTAAGTCTGAACCTATCAAAGGCGACGTGCTGAACTATGACGAAGTCATGGAGCGCATGGACCACTTCATGGACTGGCTGGCGAAGCAGTACGTGACCGCGCTGAACGTTATCCACTACATGCACGACAAGTACAGCTACGAAGCCTCTCTGATGGCGCTGCACGACCGTGACGTCGTTCGCACCATGGCGTGTGGTATCGCAGGTCTGTCCGTTGCGGCTGACTCCCTGTCTGCAATCAAATATGCGAAAGTTAAACCAATTCGTGACGAAGATGGTCTGGCGATCGACTTCGAAATCGAAGGCGAATATCCGCAGTTCGGTAACAACGACTCTCGCGTTGATGACATGGCGGTTGACCTGGTAGAACGTTTCATGAAGAAAATTCAGAAACTCACTACCTACCGTAACGCTATCCCGACTCAGTCTGTTCTGACCATCACCTCTAACGTTGTGTATGGTAAGAAAACCGGTAATACCCCAGACGGTCGTCGTGCTGGCGCGCCATTCGGCCCAGGTGCTAACCCAATGCACGGTCGTGACCAGAAAGGTGCGGTTGCCTCTCTGACCTCCGTTGCTAAACTGCCGTTTGCTTACGCGAAAGATGGTATCTCTTACACCTTCTCTATCGTGCCAAACGCGCTGGGTAAAGACGACGAAGTACGTAAAACGAACCTCGCGGGTCTGATGGATGGTTACTTCCACCACGAAGCGTCCATCGAAGGTGGTCAGCACCTGAACGTGAACGTGATGAACCGTGAAATGCTGCTCGACGCGATGGAACATCCTGAGAAATACCCTCAGCTGACCATCCGCGTATCTGGCTACGCAGTACGTTTTAACTCCCTGACGAAAGAACAGCAGCAGGACGTTATCACCCGTACTTTCACTCAGTCCATGTAA
- the pflA gene encoding pyruvate formate lyase 1-activating protein: protein MSTIGRIHSFESCGTVDGPGIRFITFFQGCLMRCLYCHNRDTWDTHGGKEVTVEDLMKEVVTYRHFMNASGGGVTASGGEAILQAEFVRDWFRACRKEGIHTCLDTNGFVRRYDPVIDELLEVTDLVMLDLKQMNDEIHQNLVGVSNHRTLEFAKYIANKGVKTWIRYVVVPGWSDDDDSAHRLGEFTRDMGNVEKIELLPYHELGKHKWVAMGEEYKLDGVKPPKKETMERVKGILEQYGHKVMY from the coding sequence ATGTCAACTATTGGTCGCATTCACTCCTTTGAATCCTGTGGCACCGTCGATGGCCCGGGGATCCGCTTTATTACTTTCTTCCAGGGCTGCCTGATGCGCTGCCTGTACTGCCATAACCGCGACACCTGGGATACCCACGGTGGCAAAGAAGTCACCGTTGAAGATCTGATGAAAGAGGTGGTGACCTATCGCCACTTCATGAACGCGTCCGGCGGTGGCGTGACGGCATCTGGCGGTGAAGCTATCCTTCAGGCTGAGTTTGTCCGCGACTGGTTCCGTGCCTGCCGTAAAGAAGGTATTCATACCTGTCTCGACACCAACGGCTTTGTGCGCCGTTACGATCCGGTTATTGATGAACTGCTTGAAGTGACCGATCTGGTCATGCTCGATCTCAAACAGATGAACGATGAGATCCACCAGAATCTGGTTGGCGTCTCGAACCACCGTACGCTGGAATTTGCCAAATACATTGCCAACAAAGGCGTCAAGACCTGGATCCGCTACGTGGTTGTTCCCGGCTGGTCAGATGATGATGATTCCGCGCATCGTCTGGGTGAATTTACCCGTGATATGGGGAACGTGGAGAAAATTGAACTCCTGCCCTATCACGAACTGGGTAAACATAAATGGGTGGCGATGGGTGAAGAGTACAAGCTTGATGGCGTGAAGCCGCCGAAAAAAGAGACGATGGAGCGCGTCAAAGGTATCCTTGAGCAGTATGGCCACAAGGTCATGTATTAA
- a CDS encoding anti-virulence regulator CigR family protein, with amino-acid sequence MSTRRFSTTALAVVLSLTFATAPVMANPGNGNGGGHGNGGGQGNSGNHGNSGNHGNKQNGGQDNPGKSDKSFKSSKDVGNDVDARVSFDHARHLALNYGLTGYDSLPPGIAKNLARGKPLPPGIAKKTVPASMLGQLPSYPGYEWRVVGDDLVLIALSTAIVTSVINGVFK; translated from the coding sequence ATGTCTACACGTCGTTTTTCCACTACCGCACTTGCCGTAGTGTTGTCTTTAACGTTTGCAACGGCTCCGGTCATGGCTAACCCTGGCAACGGGAATGGCGGTGGTCACGGTAACGGTGGCGGACAGGGTAATAGCGGCAATCATGGTAATTCCGGTAACCATGGTAATAAGCAAAATGGCGGTCAGGATAACCCGGGCAAATCGGACAAGAGCTTCAAAAGCAGCAAAGATGTCGGGAATGATGTGGATGCTCGCGTGAGCTTTGATCATGCGCGCCATCTGGCACTGAATTACGGCTTAACGGGCTATGACTCTCTGCCTCCAGGTATTGCGAAAAACCTGGCGCGCGGTAAGCCACTGCCTCCGGGTATTGCGAAGAAAACCGTGCCAGCCTCTATGCTGGGCCAGCTTCCTTCCTACCCGGGCTATGAATGGCGCGTGGTGGGTGACGATCTGGTCTTAATTGCGCTGAGTACGGCAATTGTGACTTCCGTTATTAACGGCGTATTTAAATAG
- a CDS encoding MFS transporter yields the protein MTTYTRPVLLLLCGLLLLTLAIAVLNTLVPLWLAHENLPTWQVGMVSSSFFTGNLLGTLLTGGLIKRFGFNRSYYLASLIFAVGCAGLGLMVGFWSWMVWRFIAGVGCAMIWVVVESALMCSGTSRNRGRLLAAYMMVYYVGTVLGQLMVSKLPTDLMSVLPWVTGMVLAAILPLLFTRIVNQNSEHQEATHVWPMLRLRQARLGVNGCIISGIVLGSLYGLMPLWLNHQGVSDSGIGFWMAVMVSAGIVGQWPIGRLADRFGRLLVLRVQVFVVIMGCLAMLSNAAMAPALFILGAAGFTLYPVAMAWACEKVEHHQLVAMNQALLLSYTIGSLLGPTFTAMLMQNYSDNLLFIMIASVSFIYLLMLLRKVGEHPTPVAHA from the coding sequence ATGACCACCTATACCCGCCCGGTGCTTTTGTTGCTCTGTGGCCTGCTTTTGCTGACCCTGGCGATCGCGGTGTTAAACACACTCGTCCCGCTATGGCTCGCCCATGAAAACTTACCGACCTGGCAGGTGGGTATGGTTAGCTCGTCCTTTTTTACGGGCAATCTGCTGGGCACCTTATTAACGGGCGGCCTTATTAAGCGCTTTGGTTTTAACCGCAGTTATTACCTGGCGTCGCTGATCTTTGCCGTCGGCTGTGCCGGGTTAGGCCTGATGGTCGGCTTCTGGAGCTGGATGGTATGGCGTTTTATTGCCGGTGTCGGCTGCGCCATGATTTGGGTGGTCGTTGAGAGTGCGCTGATGTGTAGCGGCACATCCCGCAACCGCGGACGCCTGCTGGCGGCTTATATGATGGTTTACTATGTCGGTACCGTACTGGGACAACTGATGGTCAGCAAACTGCCAACCGACCTGATGAGCGTGCTGCCGTGGGTGACGGGCATGGTGCTGGCTGCGATCCTGCCGCTGCTCTTTACCCGCATTGTGAATCAAAACAGCGAACACCAGGAAGCCACGCACGTGTGGCCAATGCTGAGACTGCGCCAGGCGCGTCTGGGGGTTAACGGCTGCATTATCTCCGGGATTGTGCTGGGCTCGCTCTATGGCCTGATGCCGCTCTGGCTTAACCATCAGGGGGTCAGTGATTCCGGGATTGGTTTCTGGATGGCGGTGATGGTCAGCGCCGGGATTGTCGGGCAATGGCCGATTGGTCGCCTGGCGGACCGCTTTGGTCGGCTGCTGGTGCTGCGCGTTCAGGTTTTTGTGGTGATCATGGGCTGTCTCGCCATGCTCAGCAACGCCGCGATGGCACCTGCGTTGTTCATTCTGGGTGCGGCAGGTTTTACGCTCTATCCGGTCGCAATGGCCTGGGCCTGTGAGAAAGTAGAACATCACCAGCTCGTGGCAATGAACCAGGCGCTGTTATTGAGCTATACGATCGGCAGTTTATTAGGGCCGACGTTTACCGCGATGCTGATGCAGAATTATTCCGATAATTTACTGTTTATCATGATCGCCAGCGTATCGTTTATCTATCTCTTAATGCTGCTGCGTAAAGTGGGCGAACATCCAACGCCAGTGGCACATGCCTGA
- a CDS encoding dimethyl sulfoxide reductase anchor subunit family protein, which translates to MGSGWHEWPLMIFTVFGQCVVGGFIVLALALLKGNLNAEQQQRLVLSMFGLWVLMGIGFIASTLHLGSPMRAFNSLNRVGASSLSNEIASGAIFFAVGGLGWLLAALKKLPSGLRALWLIVTMVLGVVFVWMMVRVYNTIDTVPTWYSVWTPMSFFLTMFIGGPLLGYLLLRVAGVSGWAMRLLPAISLLALVVSTVVALMQGAELATIHSSIQQASALVPDYGSLMAWRVVLLTAALVCWIAPQLKGYSPALPLLSLAFVLVLAGELIGRGVFYGLHMTVGMAIAS; encoded by the coding sequence ATGGGAAGTGGATGGCATGAATGGCCGCTGATGATCTTCACGGTATTTGGACAGTGCGTGGTGGGCGGGTTTATCGTGCTCGCGCTGGCGCTGCTGAAAGGTAATCTCAATGCCGAACAGCAGCAGCGTCTGGTACTGAGCATGTTTGGCCTGTGGGTGCTGATGGGGATTGGCTTTATTGCCTCCACGCTGCACCTGGGGTCGCCGATGCGCGCGTTCAACTCCCTGAACCGCGTGGGCGCCTCCTCGCTGAGTAACGAGATTGCCAGTGGCGCCATTTTCTTCGCCGTGGGCGGGCTGGGGTGGCTGCTGGCAGCGCTGAAAAAGCTGCCGTCAGGGTTACGTGCATTGTGGCTCATCGTCACCATGGTGCTGGGCGTTGTTTTCGTCTGGATGATGGTTCGGGTGTACAACACCATCGATACGGTTCCGACCTGGTACAGCGTGTGGACACCGATGAGCTTCTTCCTGACGATGTTTATCGGCGGGCCGCTGCTGGGTTATTTGCTGCTGCGCGTGGCAGGTGTGAGTGGTTGGGCGATGCGCCTGTTGCCCGCGATCTCGCTGCTGGCGCTGGTCGTCAGTACCGTCGTGGCGCTGATGCAGGGAGCGGAGCTGGCGACCATTCACAGCTCTATCCAGCAGGCTTCGGCGCTGGTGCCGGATTACGGTTCGCTGATGGCCTGGCGCGTGGTACTGCTGACGGCGGCGCTGGTGTGCTGGATTGCTCCTCAGCTTAAAGGTTACTCGCCTGCGCTACCGTTGCTGTCACTGGCCTTTGTGCTGGTGCTGGCCGGGGAGTTGATCGGTCGCGGCGTCTTTTACGGTCTGCATATGACGGTCGGTATGGCTATCGCCAGCTAA
- a CDS encoding DMSO/selenate family reductase complex B subunit yields the protein MTTQYGFFIDSSRCTGCKTCELACKDYKDLTPDVSFRRIYEYAGGDWQEDNGVWHQNVFAYYLSIACNHCEDPACTKVCPSGAMHKRDDGFVVVNEDVCIGCRYCHMACPYGAPQYNAAKGHMTKCDGCHSRVADGKKPICVESCPLRALDFGPIEELRKKHGQLAAVAPLPSAHFTKPSIVIKPNANSRPTGDTTGYLANPKEV from the coding sequence ATGACAACCCAGTATGGATTTTTTATTGATTCCAGCCGCTGCACCGGGTGCAAAACCTGCGAGCTGGCCTGCAAGGATTACAAAGACTTAACCCCGGACGTCAGCTTCCGCCGTATTTATGAATACGCGGGCGGCGACTGGCAGGAGGACAACGGCGTCTGGCATCAGAATGTCTTCGCCTATTATCTGTCGATTGCCTGCAACCACTGCGAAGATCCGGCCTGTACCAAGGTCTGTCCGAGCGGGGCAATGCACAAGCGCGACGACGGTTTTGTGGTGGTGAACGAGGATGTCTGCATCGGCTGTCGCTATTGCCACATGGCCTGTCCGTACGGCGCGCCGCAGTACAACGCCGCCAAAGGCCACATGACCAAGTGCGACGGCTGCCACAGCCGCGTGGCGGACGGCAAAAAGCCCATCTGCGTCGAGTCCTGCCCGCTGCGCGCGCTGGACTTTGGCCCGATTGAGGAGCTGCGCAAAAAACACGGCCAGCTTGCTGCCGTCGCGCCGCTGCCGTCTGCGCACTTCACGAAGCCGAGTATTGTGATCAAACCTAACGCCAACAGCCGTCCGACGGGTGACACCACCGGCTACCTGGCAAACCCGAAGGAGGTGTGA